A window of the Virgibacillus pantothenticus genome harbors these coding sequences:
- a CDS encoding ParB/RepB/Spo0J family partition protein — translation MAKGLGKGINAFFPEVEESQDDMIEEIAIAECRPNPYQPRKTFHADAIEELKESILEYGIIQPLIVRKSIKGYEIVVGERRYRAAKEAGLEKIPVIIKDLSDNKMMELALLENLQREDLTPIEEAHAYANLMNELKITQEELSKRLGKSRSHIANMVRLLSLPDSVIAYINNGELSMGHGRAILGLKDKTKLQPLIKKIRKEKLNVRQVEKLIVQLNEKPVKKKEKPQKDIFLQERETFLRERFGTAVTIQRGKRKGKIEIEFYNDNDLQRIIDTLEN, via the coding sequence ATGGCGAAAGGGTTAGGTAAAGGAATTAACGCTTTTTTTCCAGAGGTTGAAGAAAGTCAAGATGATATGATTGAAGAGATTGCAATTGCTGAATGTCGACCAAATCCATACCAACCACGAAAGACATTTCATGCAGATGCGATTGAAGAGTTAAAAGAATCAATTTTAGAATACGGCATTATCCAGCCTTTGATTGTTCGGAAAAGCATTAAAGGTTATGAAATTGTCGTAGGAGAAAGAAGATACCGTGCTGCTAAAGAGGCAGGGTTAGAAAAGATCCCAGTTATTATTAAGGATTTATCTGATAACAAAATGATGGAACTGGCACTATTGGAGAACTTACAACGCGAAGATCTAACTCCAATAGAAGAGGCACACGCTTATGCCAACTTAATGAATGAACTAAAAATTACCCAGGAAGAATTATCAAAACGCTTAGGAAAAAGCCGATCACATATTGCTAATATGGTGCGATTACTTTCTTTGCCAGACTCTGTCATTGCTTATATTAATAATGGAGAGCTTTCAATGGGACATGGTCGTGCAATATTGGGACTTAAGGATAAAACAAAGTTGCAACCATTAATAAAGAAAATCAGGAAAGAGAAATTAAACGTAAGACAGGTAGAAAAGCTGATCGTTCAACTCAATGAAAAACCAGTAAAGAAAAAAGAAAAACCTCAAAAAGATATCTTTCTTCAAGAAAGAGAAACCTTCCTTAGAGAAAGATTTGGTACTGCTGTGACCATTCAACGTGGGAAGCGAAAAGGTAAAATAGAAATTGAGTTTTATAATGATAATGATTTACAGCGTATCATTGATACATTAGAAAATTAA
- a CDS encoding ParA family protein, which yields MGKVMSVANQKGGVGKTTSSVNLSACLAHLGNKVLLVDVDPQGNATSGTGVNKADVKHCIYNVLVEDLPAEEVCIPTTIDNLDIIPATIQLAGAEIELVPTISREIRLKKALENLKSIYDYIIIDCPPSLGLLTLNALTASDTVIIPVQCEYYALEGLSQLLNTIRLVQKHLNKTLMIEGVLLTMLDARTNLGIQVIEEVKKYFQDKVYQTIIPRNVRLGEAPSHGLPIISYDAKSKGAEVYLELAKEVMANGERVR from the coding sequence ATGGGAAAAGTAATGTCCGTCGCAAACCAAAAAGGTGGCGTAGGAAAAACAACTTCATCGGTTAATTTGAGTGCTTGTTTAGCACATTTAGGTAATAAAGTTCTTCTTGTAGATGTTGATCCACAAGGGAATGCAACAAGCGGAACAGGGGTTAATAAAGCAGATGTCAAACATTGTATTTACAATGTTCTTGTAGAAGACCTACCTGCTGAAGAAGTTTGTATTCCAACAACTATCGACAACTTAGATATTATACCTGCTACTATACAATTAGCCGGAGCAGAAATTGAACTGGTGCCAACGATTTCCAGAGAAATACGACTTAAAAAAGCGTTGGAAAACCTTAAATCGATCTATGATTATATTATTATTGATTGCCCGCCATCGTTGGGATTATTAACGCTAAATGCATTGACAGCTTCAGATACAGTAATTATTCCAGTTCAATGTGAGTATTATGCGTTAGAAGGGTTAAGCCAATTATTGAATACAATCAGACTTGTTCAAAAGCACCTTAACAAAACACTCATGATTGAAGGGGTGTTATTAACAATGCTAGATGCTCGAACCAATCTTGGGATCCAAGTTATAGAAGAAGTAAAGAAATACTTTCAAGACAAAGTCTATCAAACTATTATTCCAAGAAATGTAAGATTGGGCGAAGCTCCAAGTCATGGTTTGCCGATAATTTCGTATGATGCCAAATCAAAGGGCGCTGAAGTATATCTTGAGTTAGCGAAGGAAGTGATGGCCAATGGCGAAAGGGTTAGGTAA
- the noc gene encoding nucleoid occlusion protein, with protein sequence MVKPFNRFFGIGDKSEQEVDSGSEIDIHSNEVIQIPVKNIEPNRYQPRSIFSEEKIKELAQTIQTHGMIQPIIVRRLEETEQEEQKYEIIAGERRWRAVDSLGWENISAIVKEMTDTETASVALIENLQREELTVIEEATAYAQLLELHSLTQEALAQRLGKNQSTIANKLRLLKLPQAVQEALLGKYITERHARALIKLNDEEQQVKLLQEIIQNELNVKQTEDKIAKISEKQQKKPKKKTVKRKGFNKDIRIAMNTIRQSLNMVSDTGVKVESDEQDLEDYYQITIKIPKKK encoded by the coding sequence ATGGTGAAGCCCTTTAACCGTTTTTTTGGAATAGGCGATAAGTCTGAACAGGAAGTTGATTCTGGTTCAGAAATTGATATTCATTCCAATGAAGTAATACAGATCCCTGTTAAAAATATAGAACCTAATCGATATCAGCCCAGGTCCATTTTTAGTGAAGAGAAAATAAAGGAACTTGCTCAAACAATTCAAACCCATGGAATGATACAGCCTATCATTGTTCGTCGTTTAGAAGAAACGGAGCAAGAGGAGCAAAAGTATGAGATTATCGCTGGAGAACGGAGATGGCGTGCAGTTGATTCATTAGGCTGGGAAAATATTTCAGCGATTGTTAAAGAGATGACCGATACAGAAACAGCTTCGGTAGCACTGATTGAGAACTTGCAGCGTGAAGAATTAACTGTTATCGAAGAAGCAACGGCGTATGCACAATTGCTTGAACTTCATTCCTTAACGCAAGAAGCTCTGGCACAACGATTAGGGAAAAACCAATCAACCATAGCGAATAAGCTTCGTTTGCTAAAGTTACCTCAGGCTGTTCAGGAAGCGTTGTTAGGAAAGTATATTACAGAAAGACATGCGCGTGCACTCATTAAATTAAATGATGAAGAGCAACAAGTAAAGCTATTACAGGAGATCATTCAAAACGAATTAAATGTAAAACAAACAGAAGATAAGATTGCTAAAATAAGTGAAAAACAACAAAAAAAACCAAAAAAGAAGACAGTTAAACGAAAGGGATTTAATAAAGATATTCGGATTGCTATGAATACGATACGCCAATCATTAAATATGGTTTCTGATACGGGAGTAAAAGTAGAGTCTGATGAGCAGGATCTAGAAGATTACTACCAAATTACAATTAAAATTCCAAAAAAGAAATAA
- the rsmG gene encoding 16S rRNA (guanine(527)-N(7))-methyltransferase RsmG yields MNPEQFFQAMQEKGIQLNVHQKEQFSIYFTTLIEWNEKINLTGLTAEDDVYLKHFYDSLSAAFYFDFTKVQSVCDVGAGAGFPSIPLKICYPHLQVTIVDSLKKRIGFLNQLSVALSLENVAFYHDRAENMGKNASFRESFDLVTARAVARMSVLSELCLPLTKKQGTFLAMKGAKAGEEIELAKPAIEVLGGELKQMHTFTLPHEDSERSIIEIYKARKTPKKYPRKAGLPNKEPME; encoded by the coding sequence ATGAACCCGGAACAGTTTTTTCAAGCTATGCAAGAAAAAGGAATTCAATTAAACGTGCATCAAAAAGAACAATTTTCCATATATTTCACCACATTAATTGAATGGAACGAAAAAATTAACTTAACTGGATTAACTGCTGAAGACGATGTTTATTTAAAGCATTTTTATGATTCACTCAGTGCAGCTTTTTACTTTGATTTTACGAAGGTTCAATCCGTCTGTGATGTTGGAGCTGGTGCAGGTTTTCCAAGTATCCCACTGAAAATTTGCTATCCGCACTTGCAAGTAACCATTGTGGATTCATTAAAAAAGCGAATTGGTTTTTTGAATCAATTATCAGTGGCCTTATCTTTAGAAAATGTTGCTTTTTATCATGACCGTGCGGAGAACATGGGTAAAAATGCATCTTTTCGCGAGTCTTTTGATTTGGTTACTGCTAGAGCGGTTGCCCGTATGTCTGTATTAAGCGAACTTTGTTTACCACTTACAAAAAAACAGGGAACTTTTTTGGCAATGAAAGGTGCAAAAGCAGGGGAGGAGATAGAGTTAGCTAAACCTGCGATTGAAGTGCTTGGTGGAGAGTTAAAACAAATGCATACGTTTACGTTGCCTCATGAGGATAGTGAGCGTTCCATTATTGAAATTTATAAAGCCCGAAAAACGCCTAAAAAGTATCCAAGAAAAGCAGGGCTACCGAATAAGGAACCAATGGAGTAG
- the mnmG gene encoding tRNA uridine-5-carboxymethylaminomethyl(34) synthesis enzyme MnmG gives MTYDAGHYDVVVVGAGHAGVEAGLAAAKMGAKTLMLTLNLDMIAFMPCNPSIGGPAKGIVVREIDALGGVMGKVIDKTHIQMRLLNTGKGPAVQALRAQADKPLYIKEMKKIIENEKNITLRQGMVDRLIIEDGVCKGVITETNAAYSAETVIITTGTFMRGKVLMGDLEYESGPNNQRPTIKLSENLEELGFEITRFKTGTPPRVNSHTIDYSKTEIQPGDETPRSFSYETTEYITDQIPCWLTYTNEFTHQIINENLSLSAMYSGMKRGTGPRYCPSIEDKIVRFNDKPRHQIFLEPEGRDTEEVYVQGLSTSLPESIQHSIVRSVEGLENAEIMRAGYAIEYDAIVPTQLWPTLETKKIPGLFTAGQINGTSGYEEAAAQGIMAGINAAAKVLGKDPVILDRSQAYIGVLIDDLVTKGTNEPYRLLTSRAEYRLLLRHDNADLRMTELGYKLGLISEERYAAFTEKYRLVEEEKKRLQKLVIKPSTEVNAYLETAGASPMKEAVKAYDLLKRPELSYDLLAPIIDADPSLPHEVTEQVGIQIKYEGYIKKANDQVARMLKMEEKKIPEDIDYDAISGIATEAKEKLKTVRPLSVGQASRISGVNPADISILVVYIEQGNISRLAN, from the coding sequence ATGACTTATGATGCAGGACATTATGATGTAGTCGTGGTCGGTGCAGGACATGCAGGTGTGGAGGCTGGACTTGCAGCTGCAAAAATGGGAGCAAAAACATTAATGCTCACGTTAAATTTGGATATGATTGCGTTTATGCCATGCAATCCTTCTATTGGCGGACCTGCCAAAGGGATTGTCGTGCGTGAAATTGATGCTCTAGGTGGTGTCATGGGTAAAGTAATTGATAAAACGCATATTCAAATGCGCTTATTGAATACAGGAAAAGGACCTGCAGTGCAAGCTCTTCGTGCGCAAGCAGATAAACCTTTATATATTAAAGAAATGAAAAAGATCATTGAAAATGAGAAGAACATTACGTTGCGCCAAGGAATGGTGGATCGGTTAATTATTGAAGACGGTGTTTGTAAAGGGGTTATTACGGAAACAAATGCTGCGTACAGTGCAGAAACAGTCATTATAACAACTGGAACGTTCATGCGCGGAAAAGTCCTTATGGGTGACTTGGAATATGAAAGTGGACCAAATAATCAACGACCAACGATTAAATTATCCGAAAACTTGGAGGAACTGGGATTTGAAATCACTCGATTTAAAACAGGTACACCTCCACGAGTAAATAGTCATACGATCGATTATTCAAAAACGGAAATACAACCAGGCGATGAGACTCCGCGCAGCTTTTCGTACGAAACAACAGAATATATTACGGATCAAATCCCATGCTGGTTAACGTATACGAATGAATTTACCCATCAAATCATAAATGAAAATCTGTCTCTTTCCGCTATGTATTCAGGAATGAAAAGGGGAACAGGTCCTAGATACTGTCCGTCCATTGAGGATAAAATTGTTCGCTTCAATGATAAGCCCCGTCACCAAATTTTCCTAGAACCAGAAGGAAGAGATACGGAAGAAGTGTATGTACAAGGATTGTCTACTTCTCTACCTGAATCCATTCAGCATAGCATAGTAAGAAGTGTGGAAGGATTGGAAAATGCAGAAATTATGCGAGCAGGCTATGCCATTGAATATGATGCGATCGTACCGACACAGCTATGGCCAACATTGGAAACAAAGAAAATACCTGGATTATTTACAGCAGGGCAAATTAATGGCACATCAGGCTATGAGGAGGCTGCTGCACAAGGAATTATGGCTGGTATTAACGCGGCTGCAAAGGTGCTTGGTAAAGACCCAGTTATTCTAGACCGCTCACAAGCTTATATAGGCGTGCTGATTGATGATTTGGTGACAAAAGGGACCAATGAGCCGTATCGATTGTTAACGTCACGTGCAGAGTATCGTTTGTTGCTTAGACATGATAATGCAGACTTACGCATGACCGAATTGGGATATAAGCTTGGTTTAATATCGGAAGAGCGCTATGCTGCATTTACAGAGAAATACCGTTTAGTAGAAGAAGAGAAGAAAAGGCTGCAAAAATTAGTGATTAAGCCTTCAACGGAAGTAAATGCATATTTAGAAACAGCAGGCGCTTCACCAATGAAAGAGGCGGTCAAAGCGTATGATCTATTAAAACGTCCAGAGCTTTCATATGATCTATTAGCACCTATTATTGATGCTGATCCATCGCTTCCACATGAAGTTACCGAGCAAGTTGGTATTCAAATTAAATATGAAGGATATATTAAAAAAGCGAATGATCAAGTAGCACGCATGTTGAAGATGGAAGAAAAGAAAATACCGGAAGATATTGATTATGATGCGATTAGTGGCATTGCTACTGAAGCAAAAGAAAAGCTGAAAACAGTTCGTCCGCTATCCGTTGGTCAAGCTTCACGTATTTCAGGTGTAAACCCAGCTGATATTTCGATCTTAGTTGTTTATATTGAACAGGGAAATATATCTCGGTTAGCGAATTAA